One Cucumis sativus cultivar 9930 chromosome 1, Cucumber_9930_V3, whole genome shotgun sequence DNA segment encodes these proteins:
- the LOC101217614 gene encoding phosphatidylinositol N-acetylglucosaminyltransferase subunit A: protein MGDQKRHRILMVSDFFYPNFGGVESHIYYLSQCLLKLGHKVVVMTHAYGNRSGVRYLTGGLKVYYVPWKPFLMQNTLPTFYGTLPIVRTILIREKITLVHGHQAFSTLCHEALMHGRTMGYKVVFTDHSLYGFADVGSIHMNKVLQFTLADVTEAICVSHTSKENTVLRSGLPPEKVFVVPNAVDTAMFKPALNRPSTNEIIIVVVSRLVYRKGADLLVEVIPEVCRMFPNVRFIIGGDGPKRVRLEEMREKHGLQDRVEMLGAVPHALVRSVLISGHIFLNSSLTEAFCIAILEAASCGLLTVSTRVGGVPEVLPDDMVVLAEPDPGDMVQAIKKAITMLPTIDPQEMHNRMKKLYDWHDVAKRTAIVYDHALSSSDQNLIERLSRYLSCGSWAGKLFCLVMLIDFLLWYFLKLWQPDENIEVVPDFKLTCNQDQGPMLDNHDEKT from the exons GTTGTGGTGATGACACATGCTTATGGAAATCGTAGCGGTGTGAGATACTTGACAGGTGGCTTAAAAGTGTATTATGTACCATGGAAACCATTTCTGATGCAAAATACATTGCCAACTTTCTATGGAACGCTTCCAATTGTCAGGACAATTCTTATTCGAGAAAAAATTACGTTAGTGCATGGACACCAGGCATTTTCAACTCTGTGTCATGAAGCTTTAATGCATGGAAGGACCATGGGGTACAAGGTTGTGTTTACAGATCATTCTCTCTATGGTTTTGCTGATGTGGGAAGCATCCATATGAACAAAGTATTGCAATTTACTTTAGCAGATGTTACTGAGGCTATATGTGTTTCACATACTAGTAAGGAAAACACAGTTCTACGATCAGGTTTGCCACCAGAAAAAGTTTTTGTAGTACCTAATGCTGTTGATACTGCCATGTTTAAGCCTGCTTTGAACCGACCCAGTACAAATGAGATTATCATTGTGGTTGTAAGTCGATTAGTTTACCGCAAGGGGGCAGATTTGCTAGTTGAGGTCATTCCTGAAGTCTGTCGGATGTTTCCTAAT GTGAGATTCATTATTGGAGGAGATGGACCAAAACGTGTGCGGCTAGAAGAGATGAGGGAAAAGCATGGTCTTCAAGATCGAGTTGAGATGTTGGGAGCTGTTCCACATGCTCTCGTTCGATCAGTTCTTATATCTGGCCATATATTTCTTAACAG TTCTTTAACAGAAGCTTTTTGCATAGCCATATTAGAGGCTGCTAGTTGTGGATTATTAACAGTTAGTACACGGGTTGGAGGTGTTCCAGAG GTTCTACCAGATGATATGGTTGTACTTGCAGAACCTGATCCCGGTGATATGGTACAGGCCATTAAGAAGGCAATTACCATGCTTCCTACCATTGACCCACAAGAAATGCATAATCGT ATGAAGAAATTGTATGATTGGCATGATGTTGCAAAGAGGACAGCTATCGTTTATGACCATGCTTTGAGTAGCTCAGATCAAAATCTTATTGAACGGCTCTCCAG GTATCTCTCATGTGGGTCGTGGGCAGGAAAgcttttttgtttggttatgCTCATCGACTTTTTGCTTTGGTATTTTCTGAAACTGTGGCAG CCTGATGAGAACATTGAGGTGGTGCCTGATTTCAAATTGACGTGCAATCAAGATCAGGGGCCAATGCTTGACAACCACGATGAAAAGACTTAA
- the LOC101217852 gene encoding uncharacterized protein LOC101217852 yields MSNCTVESCKVETSDGVKLHTRVFKPKDEEAKEIENLGVVLVHPYSILGGCQGLLRGIAAGLAERGYKAVTFDMRGAGKSSGRASLTGFAEIKDVIAVCKWVCENLSVHRILLVGSSAGAPIAGSSVDLIEQVVGYVSLGYPFGLAASILFGRHHKAILHSPKPKLFVMGTRDGFTSVKQLQNKLKSAAGRVESHLIEGVSHFEMEGPAYDAQMVNLILHFISSL; encoded by the exons ATGTCTAACTGTACCGTCGAGTCTTGTAAAGTCGAAACAAGTGATGGGGTAAAGCTTCACACCAGGGTTTTCAAGCCAAAAGATGAGGAAGCGAAGGAAATTGAGAATTTGGGTGTTGTTTTGGTCCATCCTTATTCCATTTTGGGTGGTTGTCAAGGGCTTTTGAGAGGAATAGCTGCTGGGTTAGCGGAAAGGGGTTATAAAGCTGTGACTTTTGATATGAGGGGTGCTGGGAAATCGTCTGGAAGGGCTTCTTTGACTGGATTTGCTGAAATTAAAGATGTAATTGCTGTTTGCAAATGGGTTTGTGAGAATTTGTCTGTTCATCGAATTTTGTTGGTGGGTTCTTCTGCAG GTGCCCCCATTGCAGGCTCATCTGTGGATTTGATAGAACAAGTGGTAGGTTATGTTAGCCTTGGCTATCCTTTTGGCTTAGCTGCCTCAATTCTTTTTGGAAGACACCACAAAGCCATTTTACATTctccaaaaccaaaacttttTGTGATGGGCACACGGGACGGTTTCACAAGTGTGAAGCAATTGCAGAACAAGCTAAAATCTGCAGCAGGACGAGTTGAATCACATCTAATAGAAGGTGTGAGTCACTTTGAAATGGAAGGCCCTGCATACGATGCTCAAATGGTGAATCTTAtccttcattttatttcttctttgtaG
- the LOC101218087 gene encoding protein EMSY-LIKE 3 isoform X3 — translation MEYEPSDSSDDDLPPPHQSRFQRGGLPAGNGRSAPVNSSALPRMLGDMEMQIHHIEQEAYSSVLRAFKAQSDAITWEKESLITELRKELRVSDEEHRKLLSRVNADDVIKRIREWRTANGLQPGKLNSDQPMADPVPSPTASASRKKQKTSQASLSQGAPTPAMPTTIPPSSSTLRRGPPPGARTTKTKSAMHTGPTGSAQVNNRGSLGAFASNENAEGVNHEPLIGRKVWTRWPEDNSFYEAVITDYNHAEGRHALVYDINTAHETWEWVNLKEISPEDIRWEREVSAALRGGARPGHGRGNRKSMTRGGAVAAGGRGRGTTKGQSRRDLPVSQNGSRKQPTGDIEILHTDTLIKEVEKVFGANQPDPMEIEKAKKVLKDHEQSLVDAIARLEDASDGESADGREPYSQGQSMVRV, via the exons ATGGAGTATGAACCGTCTGATAGCAGTG ATGATGACCTTCCTCCTCCTCATCAAAGTAGATTTCAAAGAGGTGGGCTTCCAGCAGGAAATGGAAGATCTGCACCAGTAAATTCTTCTGCATTACCTAGGATGCTTGGTGATATGGAAATGCAGATCCACCACATTGAGCAGGAAGCATATAGTTCAGTCCTGCGTGCTTTTAAAGCTCAATCGGATGCAATTACAtgg GAGAAGGAGAGTTTAATAACAGAATTAAGAAAGGAGTTGAGAGTATCAGATGAAGAACACAGAAAACTTTTATCTAGGGTAAATGCAGATGATGTCATCAAAAGGATAAG GGAATGGAGGACGGCAAATGGGCTCCAACCTGGAAAACTCAATTCTGATCAACCCATGGCTGATCCTGTACCCAGCCCCACTGCCTCAGCATCAcgaaagaaacagaaaacatCCCAGGCCTCCTTGTCCCAAGGTGCACCTACTCCTGCAATGCCCACTACTATACCACCATCTTCATCAACCTTAAGACGTGGTCCGCCCCCTGGAGCTAGGACTACAAAGACAAAATCA GCCATGCATACAGGTCCTACCGGAAGTGCCCAAGTAAATAATCGAGGTTCTTTAGGGGCCTTTGCTTCGAATGAAAATGCTGAAGGAGTGAACCATGAACCGTTAATTGGACGTAAGGTTTGGACTAGGTGGCCTGAAGACAACAGCTTCTATGAGGCTGTTATAACTGATTATAATCATGCTGAG GGTCGTCATGCTTTGGTCTATGATATCAATACAGCACACGAGACATGGGAATGGGTCAACCTTAAAGAG ATATCTCCTGAAGATATTAGATGGGAACGAGAGGTTAGTGCAGCATTACGCGGTGGTGCTCGCCCTGGGCACGGGAGGGGCAATAGAAAGTCCATGACACGAGGCGGTGCAGTTGCTGCCGGCGGAAGGGGTAGAGGAACCACAAAGGGTCAATCAAGGAGAGACTTACCTGTATCCCAAAATGGATCTAGGAAGCAGCCTACGGGTGATATTGAAATACTTCACACAGACACGCTGATTAAAGAG GTGGAAAAAGTATTTGGTGCTAATCAGCCGGATCCCATGGAGATTGAAAAGGCCAAGAAAGTACTGAAA GATCACGAGCAATCCCTTGTTGACGCAATTGCAAGGCTCGAAGATGCATCTGATGGTGAAAGTG CAGATGGGAGAGAACCATATTCTCAAGGACAATCGATGGTTCGTGTGTGA
- the LOC101218087 gene encoding protein EMSY-LIKE 3 isoform X2, producing the protein MEYEPSDSSGTDDDLPPPHQSRFQRGGLPAGNGRSAPVNSSALPRMLGDMEMQIHHIEQEAYSSVLRAFKAQSDAITWEKESLITELRKELRVSDEEHRKLLSRVNADDVIKRIREWRTANGLQPGKLNSDQPMADPVPSPTASASRKKQKTSQASLSQGAPTPAMPTTIPPSSSTLRRGPPPGARTTKTKSAMHTGPTGSAQVNNRGSLGAFASNENAEGVNHEPLIGRKVWTRWPEDNSFYEAVITDYNHAEGRHALVYDINTAHETWEWVNLKEISPEDIRWEREVSAALRGGARPGHGRGNRKSMTRGGAVAAGGRGRGTTKGQSRRDLPVSQNGSRKQPTGDIEILHTDTLIKEVEKVFGANQPDPMEIEKAKKVLKDHEQSLVDAIARLEDASDGESDGREPYSQGQSMVRV; encoded by the exons ATGGAGTATGAACCGTCTGATAGCAGTG GAACAGATGATGACCTTCCTCCTCCTCATCAAAGTAGATTTCAAAGAGGTGGGCTTCCAGCAGGAAATGGAAGATCTGCACCAGTAAATTCTTCTGCATTACCTAGGATGCTTGGTGATATGGAAATGCAGATCCACCACATTGAGCAGGAAGCATATAGTTCAGTCCTGCGTGCTTTTAAAGCTCAATCGGATGCAATTACAtgg GAGAAGGAGAGTTTAATAACAGAATTAAGAAAGGAGTTGAGAGTATCAGATGAAGAACACAGAAAACTTTTATCTAGGGTAAATGCAGATGATGTCATCAAAAGGATAAG GGAATGGAGGACGGCAAATGGGCTCCAACCTGGAAAACTCAATTCTGATCAACCCATGGCTGATCCTGTACCCAGCCCCACTGCCTCAGCATCAcgaaagaaacagaaaacatCCCAGGCCTCCTTGTCCCAAGGTGCACCTACTCCTGCAATGCCCACTACTATACCACCATCTTCATCAACCTTAAGACGTGGTCCGCCCCCTGGAGCTAGGACTACAAAGACAAAATCA GCCATGCATACAGGTCCTACCGGAAGTGCCCAAGTAAATAATCGAGGTTCTTTAGGGGCCTTTGCTTCGAATGAAAATGCTGAAGGAGTGAACCATGAACCGTTAATTGGACGTAAGGTTTGGACTAGGTGGCCTGAAGACAACAGCTTCTATGAGGCTGTTATAACTGATTATAATCATGCTGAG GGTCGTCATGCTTTGGTCTATGATATCAATACAGCACACGAGACATGGGAATGGGTCAACCTTAAAGAG ATATCTCCTGAAGATATTAGATGGGAACGAGAGGTTAGTGCAGCATTACGCGGTGGTGCTCGCCCTGGGCACGGGAGGGGCAATAGAAAGTCCATGACACGAGGCGGTGCAGTTGCTGCCGGCGGAAGGGGTAGAGGAACCACAAAGGGTCAATCAAGGAGAGACTTACCTGTATCCCAAAATGGATCTAGGAAGCAGCCTACGGGTGATATTGAAATACTTCACACAGACACGCTGATTAAAGAG GTGGAAAAAGTATTTGGTGCTAATCAGCCGGATCCCATGGAGATTGAAAAGGCCAAGAAAGTACTGAAA GATCACGAGCAATCCCTTGTTGACGCAATTGCAAGGCTCGAAGATGCATCTGATGGTGAAAGTG ATGGGAGAGAACCATATTCTCAAGGACAATCGATGGTTCGTGTGTGA
- the LOC101218087 gene encoding protein EMSY-LIKE 3 isoform X1, translated as MEYEPSDSSGTDDDLPPPHQSRFQRGGLPAGNGRSAPVNSSALPRMLGDMEMQIHHIEQEAYSSVLRAFKAQSDAITWEKESLITELRKELRVSDEEHRKLLSRVNADDVIKRIREWRTANGLQPGKLNSDQPMADPVPSPTASASRKKQKTSQASLSQGAPTPAMPTTIPPSSSTLRRGPPPGARTTKTKSAMHTGPTGSAQVNNRGSLGAFASNENAEGVNHEPLIGRKVWTRWPEDNSFYEAVITDYNHAEGRHALVYDINTAHETWEWVNLKEISPEDIRWEREVSAALRGGARPGHGRGNRKSMTRGGAVAAGGRGRGTTKGQSRRDLPVSQNGSRKQPTGDIEILHTDTLIKEVEKVFGANQPDPMEIEKAKKVLKDHEQSLVDAIARLEDASDGESADGREPYSQGQSMVRV; from the exons ATGGAGTATGAACCGTCTGATAGCAGTG GAACAGATGATGACCTTCCTCCTCCTCATCAAAGTAGATTTCAAAGAGGTGGGCTTCCAGCAGGAAATGGAAGATCTGCACCAGTAAATTCTTCTGCATTACCTAGGATGCTTGGTGATATGGAAATGCAGATCCACCACATTGAGCAGGAAGCATATAGTTCAGTCCTGCGTGCTTTTAAAGCTCAATCGGATGCAATTACAtgg GAGAAGGAGAGTTTAATAACAGAATTAAGAAAGGAGTTGAGAGTATCAGATGAAGAACACAGAAAACTTTTATCTAGGGTAAATGCAGATGATGTCATCAAAAGGATAAG GGAATGGAGGACGGCAAATGGGCTCCAACCTGGAAAACTCAATTCTGATCAACCCATGGCTGATCCTGTACCCAGCCCCACTGCCTCAGCATCAcgaaagaaacagaaaacatCCCAGGCCTCCTTGTCCCAAGGTGCACCTACTCCTGCAATGCCCACTACTATACCACCATCTTCATCAACCTTAAGACGTGGTCCGCCCCCTGGAGCTAGGACTACAAAGACAAAATCA GCCATGCATACAGGTCCTACCGGAAGTGCCCAAGTAAATAATCGAGGTTCTTTAGGGGCCTTTGCTTCGAATGAAAATGCTGAAGGAGTGAACCATGAACCGTTAATTGGACGTAAGGTTTGGACTAGGTGGCCTGAAGACAACAGCTTCTATGAGGCTGTTATAACTGATTATAATCATGCTGAG GGTCGTCATGCTTTGGTCTATGATATCAATACAGCACACGAGACATGGGAATGGGTCAACCTTAAAGAG ATATCTCCTGAAGATATTAGATGGGAACGAGAGGTTAGTGCAGCATTACGCGGTGGTGCTCGCCCTGGGCACGGGAGGGGCAATAGAAAGTCCATGACACGAGGCGGTGCAGTTGCTGCCGGCGGAAGGGGTAGAGGAACCACAAAGGGTCAATCAAGGAGAGACTTACCTGTATCCCAAAATGGATCTAGGAAGCAGCCTACGGGTGATATTGAAATACTTCACACAGACACGCTGATTAAAGAG GTGGAAAAAGTATTTGGTGCTAATCAGCCGGATCCCATGGAGATTGAAAAGGCCAAGAAAGTACTGAAA GATCACGAGCAATCCCTTGTTGACGCAATTGCAAGGCTCGAAGATGCATCTGATGGTGAAAGTG CAGATGGGAGAGAACCATATTCTCAAGGACAATCGATGGTTCGTGTGTGA
- the LOC101218327 gene encoding uncharacterized protein LOC101218327 produces MSLVSHLFPKPSVFSNISLLCHGHRLGLVRRRSTLLIRRHPPASFTSLPSPLPAHSRHGRRKLSMDSASPEVSASVDSVAEGLKNQSLNNDDRVDGGSSINHATKKKLEDLNWDNSFVRELPGDPRTDIIPREVLHACYSKVLPSVEVQSPQLVAWSESVADLLDLDPQEFERPDFPLLFSGASPLVGASPYAQCYGGHQFGMWAGQLGDGRAITLGEILNSRSERWELQLKGAGKTPYSRFADGLAVLRSSIREFLCSEAMHSLGIPTTRALCLLTTGTFVTRDMFYDGNPKEEPGAIVCRVAQSFLRFGSYQIHASRGKDDFKIVRALADYVIRHHFPHLENMSSSQSVSFSTGNTDSSVVDLTSNKYAAWTVEVAERTASLIASWQGVGFTHGVLNTDNMSILGLTIDYGPFGFLDAFDPSFTPNTTDLPGRRYCFANQPDIGLWNIAQFASTLSAAELINDKEANYAMERYGDKFMDDYQAIMTKKIGLPKYNKQLISKLLNNMAVDKVDYTNFFRSLSNLKADPSIPEEELLVPLKAVLLDIGKERKEAWVSWVKTYMEELAGSGISDEERKASMDAVNPKYILRNYLCQTAIDAAEQGDFGEVRQLLKIMERPFDEQPGMEKYARLPPAWAYRPGVCMLSCSS; encoded by the exons aTGTCATTGGTTTCACATCTCTTCCCCAAGCCCTCGGTGTTTTCCAACATTTCTCTTCTCTGCCATGGCCACCGCCTCGGCTTAGTTCGCCGCCGTTCAACTCTCCTCATTCGCCGCCATCCTCCTGCCTCTTTCACCTCTTTACCTTCCCCACTCCCAGCCCACTCTCGCCACGGCCGCCGGAAACTTTCCATGGACTCTGCTTCACCGGAGGTTTCGGCATCGGTCGACTCCGTGGCGGAGGGTTTGAAGAATCAGAGCTTGAACAATGACGATCGTGTCGATGGAGGTAGTAGTATCAACCATGCGACGAAAAAGAAGCTCGAAGATCTGAACTGGGACAATTCGTTTGTCAGAGAGCTGCCTGGCGATCCCCGTACTGATATCATTCCACGAGAG GTATTACATGCATGTTATTCAAAAGTATTACCTTCAGTTGAAGTACAAAGTCCTCAGCTTGTTGCTTGGTCAGAATCGGTTGCCGATTTGCTAGATTTGGATCCTCAAGA ATTTGAAAGGCCAGATTTCCCCCTCTTGTTCTCTGGTGCATCTCCATTAGTTGGAGC GTCGCCTTATGCTCAGTGTTATGGGGGCCATCAGTTTGGCATGTGGGCTGGACAGTTGGGTGATGGCCGAGCAATAACCCTTGGGGAGATACTTAATTCACGATCTGAAAGGTGGGAGTTGCAATTAAAAGGTGCTGGGAAGACTCCATACAGTCGGTTTGCAGATGGCTTAGCTGTGCTACGAAGTAGCATCAGGGAATTCCTTTGCAGTGAAGCAATGCACAGTCTTGGAATACCAACAACTCGTGCACTTTGTCTTCTGACCACAGGAACATTTGTTACCCGAGATATGTTTTATGA CGGGAATCCAAAAGAAGAGCCTGGTGCAATTGTATGCAGAGTGGCTCAATCTTTTTTGCGTTTTGGATCATACCAAATTCATGCCTCTAGAGGGAaagatgattttaaaattgttcgGGCTTTAGCAGACTACGTGATCCGTCACCATTTTCCACACCTAGAGAATATGAGCAGCAGTCAGAGTGTATCTTTCAGCACAGGCAATACAGATAGTTCAGTCGTTGATCTCACTTCTAACAAGTATGCAG CGTGGACTGTAGAGGTTGCTGAGCGAACTGCTTCCTTAATAGCAAGTTGGCAGGGAGTTGGGTTCACACATGGTGTACTCAACACTGACAACATGAGCATCTTGGGTCTAACCATTGATTATGGTCCATTTGGATTTTTGGATGCTTTCGATCCCAGTTTTACGCCTAATACAACTGATCTTCCGGGCAGAAGATACTGTTTTGCAAATCAGCCAGATATAGGCTTATGGAATATAGCACAGTTTGCCTCAACTCTTTCAGCTGCTGAATTAATAAATGACAAAGAAGCAAACTATGCCATGGAAAG ATATGGAGACAAATTTATGGATGACTATCAAGCCATAATGACCAAGAAAATTGGTCTGCCAAAGTACAACAAACAGTTAATCAGCAAGCTTCTCAACAACATGGCTGTTGACAAGGTTgattatactaatttttttagatcCCTTTCCAATCTAAAAGCTGATCCCAGCATCCCAGAGGAGGAGCTGCTGGTCCCTCTGAAGGCAGTTCTGTTAGATATTGGCAAGGAGCGTAAGGAAGCTTGGGTTAGCTGGGTAAAGACCTACATGGAGGAG CTGGCTGGAAGTGGCATTTCAGATGAGGAGCGGAAGGCCTCTATGGATGCAGTAAATCCTAAATATATACTGAGGAACTACCTATGCCAGACTGCGATAGATGCAGCTGAACAAGGTGATTTTGGAGAGGTTCGTCAGCTGCTGAAGATAATGGAACGACCATTTGACGAGCAGCCTGGAATGGAGAAATATGCACGGTTGCCTCCAGCGTGGGCTTATCGGCCAGGTGTCTGTATGCTTTCTTGTTCTTCATGA